The proteins below are encoded in one region of Paenacidovorax monticola:
- a CDS encoding DUF1177 domain-containing protein has translation MQHVSSMIDLLSSAHVTGEDVAAHLRALGDCHVAVTTLARDGATTDFLSIEIPGLDASAPRLGLVGRLGGIGARPAVSGLVSDSDGAVVVLAAAAKMLDMARRGDPLPAPVHIHTHICPRAGTRPHHPVPMMRSPFPMREMMAHEVSPRMDAILSVDTTRGNRLVNHRGVALTPVAKEGWLLPIPDLMLDVMGWVSGELPVTLPLTTQDITPYENGLPHVNSIMQPAIVTPAPVVGVALTAQTTVPGCATGVTNAWDADVAMRFCIEIAKLFGQRTLSFVNEDHWRQLQARYGSLAHLQGVGREPA, from the coding sequence ATGCAACATGTTTCCTCGATGATCGACCTGCTGTCCTCCGCCCATGTGACGGGCGAGGACGTGGCCGCGCACCTGCGCGCGCTCGGTGACTGCCATGTCGCCGTGACGACCCTGGCGCGCGATGGCGCGACCACGGATTTCCTCTCGATCGAGATCCCCGGCCTCGACGCCAGCGCGCCGCGCCTGGGGCTCGTGGGCCGCCTGGGCGGCATCGGCGCGCGCCCGGCCGTGAGCGGGCTCGTGTCGGACAGCGACGGCGCCGTGGTCGTGCTTGCGGCCGCCGCCAAGATGCTCGACATGGCGCGCCGCGGCGACCCCCTACCCGCCCCCGTGCACATCCACACCCACATCTGCCCGCGCGCGGGCACGCGCCCGCACCACCCCGTGCCCATGATGCGCTCGCCCTTCCCGATGCGCGAGATGATGGCCCACGAGGTCAGCCCGCGCATGGACGCCATCCTCTCGGTGGACACCACGCGCGGCAACCGACTGGTGAACCACCGCGGCGTGGCGCTCACGCCCGTGGCCAAGGAAGGCTGGCTGCTGCCCATCCCCGACCTCATGCTCGACGTGATGGGCTGGGTGAGCGGCGAACTGCCCGTCACGCTGCCGCTGACCACGCAGGACATCACGCCCTACGAGAACGGCCTGCCGCATGTGAACTCGATCATGCAGCCCGCCATCGTGACCCCGGCGCCCGTGGTGGGCGTGGCGCTCACCGCGCAGACCACGGTGCCCGGCTGCGCCACCGGCGTGACCAACGCCTGGGACGCCGACGTGGCCATGCGCTTTTGCATCGAGATCGCCAAGCTCTTCGGCCAGCGCACGCTGTCCTTCGTGAACGAGGACCACTGGCGCCAGCTGCAGGCCCGCTACGGCTCGCTCGCGCACCTGCAGGGCGTGGGCCGGGAGCCCGCATGA
- the pepE gene encoding dipeptidase PepE: MNLLLLSNSTSDAGYLTHALPWVREWAAHHDTSGDALFVPYAGVTRTWDAYEALVAEALAPLGLRVRSVHQLADPVAAVQGARHVLVGGGNTFALLRSLRATGLLEAIGARVRSGEASYLGWSAGSNVACPTICTTNDMPIADPGGFDALGLVPVQINAHYTDAHPPGHRGETREQRLREFTTLNPGMPVLGLPEGTGLRVRGGRSQVLGAAGARRFHGNLAPQWLAEGPLESL; encoded by the coding sequence ATGAACCTGCTGCTGCTCAGCAACTCCACGAGCGATGCCGGCTACCTGACCCATGCCCTGCCTTGGGTCCGGGAGTGGGCCGCGCACCACGACACCTCGGGCGACGCCCTGTTCGTGCCCTACGCCGGCGTGACCCGTACCTGGGATGCCTACGAAGCCCTGGTGGCCGAGGCGCTCGCGCCGCTGGGCCTGCGCGTGCGCTCGGTGCACCAGCTGGCCGATCCCGTGGCCGCCGTGCAGGGCGCGCGCCATGTGCTCGTGGGCGGCGGCAACACCTTTGCGCTGCTGCGCTCCCTGCGCGCCACGGGGCTGCTCGAGGCCATCGGCGCGCGTGTGCGCTCCGGCGAGGCCTCGTACCTGGGCTGGAGCGCGGGCTCGAACGTGGCCTGCCCCACGATCTGCACCACCAACGACATGCCCATCGCCGACCCCGGCGGCTTCGACGCCCTGGGCCTCGTGCCCGTGCAGATCAACGCCCACTACACCGACGCGCACCCGCCCGGCCACCGCGGGGAGACACGCGAGCAGCGCCTGCGCGAATTCACCACGCTGAACCCCGGCATGCCCGTGCTGGGCCTGCCTGAAGGCACGGGCCTGCGCGTGCGGGGTGGCCGCAGCCAGGTGCTGGGCGCAGCCGGTGCTCGCCGGTTCCACGGCAACCTCGCGCCGCAGTGGCTGGCCGAGGGTCCTCTTGAAAGCCTCTGA
- a CDS encoding IclR family transcriptional regulator, producing MSILGNVQRVLALFAAGATDLSFTEAATQLDLPKSSTSHLLNQMARYGLLDQHPATRRYRPGALLGQAAHAAYASSALDDACREVLERLSARSGLTAYLSTLSGHETVVLQRLNGHFPVQVLSSPGSRRDATGTAMGRALLSRLSEPERTALFGTDAAAPLPPTSQSGFARVGELAQCLADVAQARHAVVVDGAMPGIGAIAAAVRSPLDGELRGLCISFVSGLQADPAHLEGWRRLVQEEVGALGRRIGDPFWRAVPVAA from the coding sequence ATGAGCATTCTTGGCAATGTCCAGCGCGTGCTGGCCCTGTTCGCGGCCGGCGCCACGGACCTCAGCTTCACCGAGGCGGCCACGCAGTTGGACCTGCCCAAGAGTTCCACCTCGCACCTGCTCAACCAGATGGCCCGCTACGGCCTGCTGGACCAGCACCCCGCCACGCGCCGCTACCGCCCTGGCGCCCTGCTGGGCCAGGCCGCGCACGCGGCCTACGCGTCGAGCGCGCTCGATGACGCCTGCCGCGAGGTGCTGGAGCGGCTGTCCGCACGCAGCGGACTCACGGCCTACCTGTCCACGCTCTCGGGGCACGAAACCGTGGTGCTGCAGCGCCTCAACGGCCACTTTCCCGTGCAGGTGCTCTCCTCGCCCGGCTCGCGCCGCGACGCCACGGGCACGGCCATGGGCCGCGCGCTGCTGTCGCGCCTGAGCGAGCCCGAACGCACGGCCCTGTTCGGCACCGACGCCGCGGCCCCCCTGCCCCCCACGAGCCAGAGCGGCTTCGCACGGGTGGGCGAGCTGGCGCAGTGCCTTGCGGATGTGGCGCAGGCCCGCCACGCGGTGGTGGTCGATGGCGCCATGCCCGGCATCGGCGCCATCGCGGCGGCCGTGCGCAGCCCGCTGGACGGCGAGCTGCGCGGGCTGTGCATCTCCTTCGTCTCCGGCCTGCAGGCCGATCCGGCCCACCTCGAAGGCTGGCGCCGGCTCGTGCAGGAAGAGGTCGGTGCACTGGGCCGGCGCATCGGCGATCCGTTCTGGCGCGCCGTACCCGTCGCCGCCTGA
- a CDS encoding DUF421 domain-containing protein, which produces MFAMSVPWWEFVVRGVVVYLFLLVFLRLTGKRQTGQYAPFDLVLLLILSNAVQNSMNAGDNSLVGGLISAATLMACHVALAHLTFRMPRLARLVDGRPQVLVRGGQLDTGLMRQELLTPDDVAAALRAGGCLHVHEVERATIETNGTITVVLRSTGRHGDSGV; this is translated from the coding sequence ATGTTTGCAATGAGCGTGCCGTGGTGGGAATTCGTCGTGCGCGGCGTGGTGGTCTACCTGTTCCTGCTGGTGTTCCTGCGCCTCACGGGCAAGCGCCAGACTGGGCAGTACGCGCCCTTCGATCTGGTGCTGCTGCTGATCCTCTCGAACGCGGTGCAGAACTCGATGAACGCGGGCGACAACTCGCTGGTCGGCGGCCTCATCAGCGCCGCTACGCTCATGGCCTGCCATGTGGCACTGGCCCACCTCACGTTCCGCATGCCGCGCCTGGCGCGGCTGGTGGACGGCCGGCCCCAGGTGCTGGTGCGCGGCGGCCAACTCGACACGGGCCTGATGCGCCAGGAACTGCTCACCCCCGACGACGTGGCCGCCGCGCTGCGCGCCGGCGGCTGCCTGCACGTGCACGAGGTGGAGCGCGCCACCATCGAGACCAACGGCACCATCACCGTGGTGCTGCGCAGCACGGGCCGCCACGGCGACTCGGGCGTGTAG
- a CDS encoding DUF4197 domain-containing protein, producing MSRRAFIHQGGAAALGMLLLAAQRQAWALSLADLSNADASSGVKAALAKGAEAAIGLLGRTDGFLGNPRVRIGLPGQLEDAAKLMRRFGQGQRIDELVTTLNRAAEAAVPMGKDLLVGAVQNMTVTDAKNILTGGDTAVTRFFADKTRTPLGERFLPVVTQATEKVGLTQQYNAFAGKAAGFGLLKKEDANLAQYVTGKTLDGLYFMIGEEERKIRQDPVGTGSALLQKVFGAAR from the coding sequence ATGTCGCGTCGCGCTTTCATCCACCAAGGGGGCGCAGCCGCGCTCGGCATGCTGCTGCTGGCGGCGCAGCGGCAGGCCTGGGCCCTGTCCCTGGCCGATCTGTCGAACGCTGACGCGAGCAGCGGCGTCAAGGCTGCGCTGGCCAAGGGCGCCGAGGCTGCCATCGGCCTGCTGGGCCGCACCGACGGCTTCCTGGGCAATCCGCGGGTGCGCATCGGCCTGCCGGGCCAACTGGAGGATGCCGCCAAGCTCATGCGCCGGTTCGGCCAGGGCCAGCGCATCGACGAACTCGTCACCACCCTCAACCGCGCGGCCGAGGCTGCCGTGCCCATGGGCAAGGACCTGCTCGTGGGCGCCGTGCAGAACATGACCGTGACCGACGCCAAGAACATCCTCACGGGCGGCGATACGGCCGTCACGCGCTTCTTCGCCGACAAGACGCGCACGCCGCTTGGCGAACGCTTCCTGCCCGTGGTGACCCAGGCCACCGAGAAGGTGGGGCTGACCCAGCAGTACAACGCCTTCGCGGGCAAGGCCGCGGGCTTCGGGCTGCTCAAGAAGGAGGATGCCAACCTCGCGCAGTACGTCACCGGCAAGACGCTCGACGGCCTGTACTTCATGATCGGCGAAGAGGAGCGCAAGATCCGCCAGGACCCCGTGGGCACCGGCAGCGCGCTGCTGCAGAAGGTCTTCGGCGCCGCGCGATGA
- a CDS encoding YchJ family protein: MSRRTVPPASCPCGRSAGLAACCGRYIDHFETTPAPDAEHLMRSRYSAFVLGRADYLRATWHASQRPAALDLDDGAQWLGLEVRSHRVTGPDSAEVEFVARYRLGGRAVRLHERSRFVCEDGRWYYVDGDQF, from the coding sequence ATGAGCCGGCGCACCGTGCCCCCGGCGTCTTGCCCCTGCGGCCGCTCCGCAGGGCTGGCCGCCTGCTGCGGCCGCTATATCGACCATTTCGAGACCACCCCGGCGCCCGACGCCGAGCACCTCATGCGCTCGCGCTACAGCGCCTTCGTGCTGGGCCGCGCCGACTACCTGCGCGCCACCTGGCATGCCAGCCAGCGCCCCGCCGCGCTGGACCTGGACGACGGCGCGCAATGGCTGGGGCTGGAGGTGCGCTCGCACCGTGTGACGGGGCCGGACAGCGCCGAGGTGGAGTTCGTCGCGCGCTACCGCCTGGGCGGGCGCGCGGTGCGCCTGCACGAGCGCAGCCGCTTCGTGTGCGAGGACGGACGCTGGTACTACGTCGATGGCGACCAGTTTTGA
- a CDS encoding PLP-dependent aminotransferase family protein, with amino-acid sequence MSVPPSPLFIALADTLERQIRDGVYCAGDKLPSLREIVASRGCGKNTVVSAFERLVARGLVEPRRGAGFFVKEAVHHAPQASESADSTSRRRAMDIVWLMRMQLRNEPGQLAVGDAFPPSEWLEGARLDRSHHKVARGGLGALFRYGDRLGYAPLRHRLVRRLADVGIDAHPQQIVLTHGANEAMDLIVRYFVPPGGVVLIDDPGYYPLLGKLHLAGARVVGVPRLADGPDLQALEQVLQAERPRLFFTQSLAHNPTGSDLSAPKARAVLRLAEQHNLLLVENDALSDFRPATAPRLSALDGLERTLYLGSFSKSLSAALRVGFVACSADLAQELADLKILTAVSSSEYAERAVETLLAERRHARHLEQLRGRLAEATHSAYALLDRMGAEVFVRPAHSLFIWARWPGFDDAQALAQSMLDMDIVMAPGNIFSVDSTRISPWSRCNPQAVQDPRFARALERLRG; translated from the coding sequence ATGAGCGTCCCGCCTTCCCCCCTGTTCATCGCGCTGGCGGACACGTTGGAGCGGCAGATCCGCGACGGCGTGTACTGCGCCGGCGACAAGCTGCCCTCGTTGCGGGAGATCGTGGCGTCGCGCGGCTGCGGCAAGAACACGGTGGTTTCCGCCTTCGAGCGGCTGGTGGCCCGGGGGCTGGTGGAGCCCCGGCGCGGCGCCGGCTTCTTCGTCAAGGAGGCCGTGCACCACGCGCCTCAGGCCAGCGAGAGCGCAGACAGCACGTCGCGGCGCAGGGCCATGGATATCGTCTGGCTCATGCGCATGCAGTTGCGCAATGAGCCGGGGCAACTGGCCGTGGGCGATGCGTTCCCTCCATCGGAATGGCTGGAGGGGGCACGGCTGGACCGCTCGCACCACAAGGTGGCGCGCGGCGGGTTGGGCGCGCTGTTCCGCTACGGCGACCGGCTGGGCTATGCCCCGCTGCGCCACCGCCTCGTGCGGCGCCTGGCGGACGTGGGCATCGACGCCCATCCCCAGCAGATCGTGCTGACCCACGGCGCCAACGAGGCCATGGACCTGATCGTGCGCTACTTCGTGCCGCCGGGCGGCGTGGTGCTGATCGACGATCCCGGCTACTACCCCCTGCTGGGCAAGCTGCATCTGGCCGGGGCCCGGGTCGTGGGCGTGCCCCGGCTGGCGGACGGGCCCGACCTGCAGGCGCTGGAACAGGTGCTCCAGGCCGAGCGCCCGCGCCTTTTTTTCACGCAGTCGCTGGCCCACAACCCCACGGGCTCGGACCTGTCGGCACCGAAGGCTCGGGCGGTGCTGCGCCTGGCAGAGCAGCACAACCTGCTGCTGGTCGAGAACGATGCGCTCAGCGACTTCCGCCCCGCCACGGCGCCGCGTCTGTCGGCGCTGGACGGGCTGGAGCGCACGCTCTACCTCGGCAGCTTTTCCAAATCGCTGTCGGCCGCGCTGCGCGTGGGCTTCGTCGCCTGCAGCGCGGACCTGGCGCAGGAGCTGGCCGACCTCAAGATCCTCACCGCCGTCAGCAGCTCCGAATACGCCGAGCGCGCCGTCGAAACGCTGCTGGCCGAGCGGCGCCACGCCAGGCACCTGGAACAGTTGCGGGGCCGGCTGGCCGAGGCCACGCACAGCGCCTACGCGCTGCTCGACCGCATGGGGGCCGAGGTGTTCGTGCGCCCCGCGCACTCGCTGTTCATCTGGGCACGCTGGCCCGGCTTCGACGACGCCCAGGCGCTGGCCCAGTCCATGCTGGACATGGACATCGTGATGGCGCCCGGCAACATCTTCAGCGTGGACAGCACGCGCATCAGCCCCTGGTCGCGCTGCAACCCGCAGGCGGTGCAGGACCCGCGCTTCGCGCGTGCGCTGGAGCGGCTGCGGGGCTGA
- a CDS encoding AMP-binding protein: protein MLTPHENATIGGVLREAAAAFGGRPLLVAPPNAARAYDPEGRTITYAQAAQAVQGLMDRYRAAGYGQGHRIALLLENRLEHMLHKLAMNALGICCVPVNPDYRPRELAYLIDHAHVDLAVVLPSRWIGWQAGAREAAWQPPAVTFEQFDAALPAALTPATSWTPEAGTPASILYTSGTTGRPKGCVLSHRYELAAGAYYATRGGLVHFRPEGERIYNPLPLFHVNASILSFYAALLTGSCQIQTDRFQPTRWWQEVRDTRATIVHYLGVIVQMLCVQPPSPGDRDHCVRFGMGAGVEPQLHAAFEERFGFPLLELWGMTENVRILVDSMPPRQVGTRAFGRATPGIEVRVADDAGENVPDGTPGEMLIRHSAETPRKDFFSGYLDDEAATEAAWRGGWFHTGDVVTRDATGMLHFVERRKNIIRRSGENIAAAEVEAWLLTHPDVELAAVMAVPDEVREEEVLACIVLKPHAHHAEDREALLRSLFTHCEAGLAYFKAPGWVWFTDRIPTTGTQKIQKHSIFGPGVDPRSLPGMHDLRAWKKRQRQQA from the coding sequence ATGCTGACTCCGCACGAAAACGCCACCATCGGCGGCGTGCTGCGCGAGGCCGCCGCCGCGTTCGGCGGCCGGCCCCTGCTGGTGGCCCCGCCCAACGCCGCGCGCGCCTACGACCCCGAGGGCCGCACCATCACCTACGCGCAGGCCGCGCAGGCGGTGCAAGGGCTCATGGACCGCTACCGCGCGGCGGGCTACGGCCAGGGGCACCGCATCGCCCTGCTGCTGGAGAACCGGCTGGAGCACATGCTGCACAAGCTGGCGATGAATGCGCTGGGCATCTGCTGCGTGCCCGTCAACCCCGACTACCGCCCGCGCGAGCTGGCCTACCTGATCGACCACGCGCACGTGGATCTGGCCGTGGTGCTGCCATCGCGCTGGATCGGCTGGCAGGCCGGCGCGCGCGAGGCCGCGTGGCAGCCGCCCGCCGTCACCTTCGAGCAGTTCGACGCCGCCCTGCCCGCGGCGCTCACCCCGGCGACAAGCTGGACGCCCGAGGCCGGCACGCCCGCCAGCATCCTCTACACCTCGGGCACCACGGGCCGGCCCAAGGGCTGCGTGCTCTCGCACCGCTACGAGCTGGCGGCCGGAGCCTACTACGCCACGCGCGGCGGCTTGGTCCATTTCCGGCCCGAGGGCGAGCGCATCTACAACCCGCTGCCGCTGTTCCACGTGAACGCGTCCATCCTGTCGTTCTATGCGGCGTTGCTCACGGGAAGCTGCCAGATCCAGACCGACCGCTTCCAGCCAACGCGCTGGTGGCAGGAGGTGCGCGATACGCGGGCGACCATCGTCCACTACCTGGGCGTGATCGTGCAGATGCTCTGCGTGCAGCCGCCCTCGCCCGGCGACCGCGACCACTGCGTGCGCTTCGGCATGGGCGCGGGCGTGGAGCCGCAGCTGCACGCGGCGTTCGAGGAGCGCTTCGGCTTTCCGCTGCTCGAACTCTGGGGCATGACGGAGAACGTGCGCATCCTCGTGGACAGCATGCCGCCACGCCAGGTGGGTACGCGCGCCTTCGGCCGCGCCACGCCGGGCATCGAGGTGCGCGTGGCGGACGATGCAGGCGAAAACGTGCCGGACGGCACGCCCGGCGAGATGCTGATCCGCCACTCGGCCGAGACGCCGCGCAAGGACTTCTTTTCGGGCTACCTCGACGACGAAGCCGCCACCGAGGCCGCGTGGCGCGGCGGCTGGTTCCACACCGGCGACGTGGTCACGCGCGACGCCACGGGCATGCTGCACTTCGTGGAGCGACGCAAGAACATCATCCGCCGCTCGGGCGAGAACATCGCGGCCGCCGAGGTCGAAGCCTGGCTGCTGACGCACCCCGACGTGGAGCTGGCCGCCGTCATGGCCGTGCCCGACGAGGTGCGCGAAGAAGAGGTGCTGGCCTGCATCGTGCTCAAGCCCCATGCGCACCATGCGGAGGACAGAGAAGCCCTGCTGCGCTCGCTGTTCACGCACTGCGAGGCGGGGCTGGCCTACTTCAAGGCGCCGGGCTGGGTCTGGTTCACGGACCGGATCCCCACCACGGGCACGCAGAAGATCCAGAAGCACAGCATCTTCGGCCCCGGCGTGGACCCGCGCTCGCTGCCGGGTATGCATGACTTGCGGGCCTGGAAGAAACGCCAGCGCCAGCAGGCGTGA
- a CDS encoding GMC family oxidoreductase — MQETFDYVVVGAGAAGAIVARRLAEDPAVSVCLLEAGPPDRHPYLHLPAGFIKMLFDPAYTWTYGSEPDPRTLDRRVPLPQGKTLGGSSAINGLIYNRGQAEDYDGWATLGNPGWSFAEVLPYFQRNERWLGPVGSARRGRAGNVPVTPIDWSHPICEAFIAGAQAQGLPRNPDYNEDGQAGVGYFQRTIHRGWRQSTARGYLRSPPSNLAVRTHAQATRIVLDGTRATGVAYAHGGPQGNAKAVGARREVVVCAGAINTPRLLQLSGIGPAEQLQALGLPVAHALAGVGAHLKDHFSVRIVGRVRRGSALTINELARVPRLWGQAARWLAGKPNILALSPSLVHFFWHSGLGDGMRPDLQGVFTPASYREGYVGQLDTYPGMTCGVWAHRPRSEGEVRLRSNDPWADPLIRPNYLSHEDDVRVLTAGVRLARSLLRTPALAPFFEAEAMPGADAQSDEDILAYIRRYGVSSYHLCGTARMGPSPGEGAVVDAQLRVHGLQGLRVADSSVMPAIPSANICAASMMIGEKAADLILGRTPC; from the coding sequence GTGCAGGAAACCTTCGACTACGTCGTGGTCGGCGCGGGCGCGGCCGGCGCCATCGTGGCGCGGCGGCTGGCCGAAGACCCGGCCGTCAGCGTCTGCCTGCTCGAAGCCGGACCGCCCGACCGCCATCCCTACCTGCACCTGCCGGCCGGCTTCATCAAGATGCTGTTCGACCCGGCGTACACGTGGACCTACGGCTCCGAGCCCGATCCGCGCACGCTGGACCGCCGCGTGCCGCTGCCGCAGGGCAAGACGCTGGGCGGGTCGAGCGCGATCAATGGACTGATCTACAACCGCGGCCAGGCCGAGGACTACGACGGCTGGGCCACATTGGGCAACCCCGGCTGGTCGTTCGCCGAGGTGCTGCCCTACTTCCAGCGCAACGAGCGCTGGCTCGGCCCCGTGGGCAGCGCGCGGCGCGGCAGGGCGGGTAATGTGCCGGTGACGCCCATCGACTGGTCTCACCCGATCTGCGAGGCCTTCATCGCGGGCGCGCAGGCGCAGGGCCTGCCGCGCAACCCCGACTACAACGAGGACGGCCAGGCGGGCGTGGGCTACTTCCAGCGCACCATCCACCGGGGCTGGCGCCAGAGCACGGCGCGCGGCTACCTGCGCTCGCCCCCTTCCAACCTCGCGGTGCGCACCCATGCCCAGGCCACGCGCATCGTGCTGGATGGCACACGCGCCACGGGCGTGGCATACGCGCACGGTGGCCCGCAGGGCAATGCCAAAGCGGTCGGCGCACGGCGCGAGGTGGTGGTGTGCGCGGGCGCCATCAACACGCCCCGGCTGCTGCAGCTCTCAGGCATCGGCCCGGCCGAGCAACTGCAGGCGCTGGGCCTGCCCGTGGCGCACGCCCTCGCGGGCGTGGGCGCGCATTTGAAAGACCATTTCTCGGTGCGCATCGTGGGCCGCGTGCGGCGCGGCAGCGCGCTCACCATCAACGAACTGGCCCGCGTGCCGCGCCTGTGGGGCCAGGCGGCGCGCTGGCTCGCGGGCAAGCCCAACATCCTGGCGCTCAGCCCCTCGCTCGTGCACTTCTTCTGGCATTCGGGGCTGGGCGACGGCATGCGGCCCGATCTGCAGGGCGTGTTCACCCCGGCCAGCTATCGCGAGGGCTATGTCGGCCAGCTCGACACCTACCCCGGCATGACCTGCGGCGTCTGGGCCCACCGCCCGCGCAGCGAGGGCGAGGTGCGACTGCGGTCCAACGACCCCTGGGCCGATCCGCTGATCCGCCCCAACTACCTCTCGCACGAGGACGACGTGCGCGTGCTCACCGCCGGCGTGCGCCTGGCGCGCAGTCTGCTGCGCACCCCGGCGCTCGCCCCGTTCTTCGAGGCCGAGGCCATGCCGGGCGCGGATGCCCAAAGCGACGAGGACATCCTCGCTTACATCCGCCGCTACGGCGTCTCGTCGTACCACCTGTGCGGCACGGCGCGCATGGGGCCGTCGCCCGGCGAGGGCGCCGTGGTCGATGCGCAGTTGCGCGTGCACGGCCTGCAGGGCCTGCGCGTGGCCGATTCGTCGGTCATGCCGGCCATCCCCTCAGCCAACATCTGCGCCGCGTCGATGATGATCGGCGAGAAGGCGGCCGATCTCATTCTGGGAAGAACCCCATGCTGA